In Rutidosis leptorrhynchoides isolate AG116_Rl617_1_P2 chromosome 2, CSIRO_AGI_Rlap_v1, whole genome shotgun sequence, one genomic interval encodes:
- the LOC139888462 gene encoding uncharacterized protein: MSLLIQDPKQPGNDIDVYLQPLVDEMMELWSTSIHVYDAYKKEYFQLRAMLFCTINDFPAYGNLSAYSTKGKKACPICEENTHSIWLTNCKKLAFMGHRRELAENHPYHKKSDLFDGTIEDRKLPPPLDGETTLSKVANINVVLGKKGFGPLKGLLLNIPEKTKDGIKVRRDMELMNIRPKLQPKDIDGRSTKFLPPACYTMSKVEKPKFCQCLHGIKVPSGYSANIRKLVSMKDLKLLGMKSHDCHVIDPDVLDEYQRDIILTLCELEMYFPPSFFDVMVHLVSHIVGEIKACDPVFLWYMYPFERYMGILKDYVRNLNRPEGSIVEEYASKEVIEFCTNYMDRFTSVGIPQSCHEGRLSGQGTLGRKTGYSNVADYQEAHFNVLQHTTSIDSFIQEHMSLLRQQNRKKSAKWLAKQHKKTFSEWLKDKVRRTLPNIDKTIEALGFAPKHVFQYQGYDINGYTFYTKAQDKKSKT; encoded by the exons ATGTCTCTTTTGATTCAAGACCCAAAGCAACCTGGAAATGACATTGATGTTTATTTGCAACCATTAGTTGATGAAATGATGGAATTATGGAGTACTAGCATACACGTTTATGATGCATACAAGAAAGAATACTTCCAACTACGGGCAATGCTTTTTTGCACCATTAATGATTTTCCTGCTTATGGTAATTTGTCTGCATATAGTACGAAGGGGAAAAAGGCATGTCCTATTTGTGAGGAAAATACTCACTCGATATGGCTCACAAATTGTAAGAAACTGGCATTTATGGGGCATCGAAGAGAGCTTGCTGAGAATCACCCATATCATAAAAAGTCGGATTTATTTGATGGTACTATAGAGGATAGAAAACTACCACCACCATTGGATGGagaaactacactctccaaagttgCTAATATAAATGTTGTGTTGGGAAAGAAAGGTTTTGGTCCTCTGAAAG GGTTACTGTTGAACATTCCTGAAAAAACAAAAGATGGAATTAAAGTTAGAAGGGACATGGAATTAATGAATATCAGACCAAAGCTACAACCTAAAGATATTGATGGAAGGTCAACCAAGTTTCTTCCTCCGGCCTGTTATACTATGTCGAAGGTCGAGAAACCTAAATTTTGTCAATGTTTACATGGTATTAAGGTTCCATCAGGATACTCTGCTAACATTAGGAAGTTGGTTTCGATGAAAGATTTGAAGTTACTTGGTATGAAGTCACATGATTGTCAT GTGATTGATCCTGATGTGCTGGATGAATATCAAAGAGATATCATACTTACTCTTTGCGAACTCGAGATGTACTTTCCACCTTCTTTCTTTGATGTCATGGTTCATTTGGTATCTCATATTGTAGGAGAAATAAAGGCATGTGATCCAGTTTTCTTATGGTATATGTATCCATTTGAAAGATATATGGGTATCTTGAAAGATTATGTAAGGAACCTTAATCGACCAGAAGGCAGTATCGTTGAAGAATATGCATCCAAAGAGGTGATCGAATTCTGCACAAACTATATGGATAGGTTTACAAGTGTCGGGATTCCACAAAGTTGTCATGAAGGAAGACTATCAGGTCAAGGGACACTTGGGCGCAAGACGGGCTATTCAAATGTTGCCGATTATCAAGAGGCACATTTTAATGTCTTACAACACACTACATCTATTGATTCGTTCATACAAGAACACATGTCGTTGTTGAGACAACAAAACCGTAAAAAGAGTGCAAAGTGGTTGGCAAAACAACATAAAAAAACTTTTTCAGAATGGTTGAAAGACAAAGTTAGGAGGACACTTCCAAATATTGATAAAACGATCGAAGCTTTGGGATTCGCCCCTAAACATGTGTTCCAATATCAAGGATATGACATAAATGGGTATACCTTTTACACTAAAGCTCAAGATAAGAAGAGTAAAACGTAA